The Acidobacteriota bacterium DNA window CCGCAGATGTACGCCGACCTGCTCCGCACCGACGCCATCCTCTACTGCGACAGCTGCTCCCGCATCCTCTTTACCCGGGAAGAGGCGTAACTCCATCCCGGTTTCGCCCCCTTCCGGTGTATAGTTTCTCCATGAGACCTCTTTCCTCCCGGACCGGACGCCGCGTCCATCCCGCCCTCCTCTCCTTCGCCCTGGCCTGGATGGCCTGGGGCCCGGCCCCCCGCCCCTCCCCGGCGCAGGACGGGCGCGCGACCATACGGGCCGAGGTGGCGCTGGTGAACCTGGTGTTCACGGCGACCGACCGCAAGGGGAGGGTGGTCGAGGGGCTCGGGCCGGAGGACTTCGAACTCTTCGAGGACGGGAAGGCGCAGAGGATCGAGTATTTCAGCGATCCCGGAAAGGGGTCGGACGTCCCCCTGACGATCGCGCTCCTCGTCGACACGAGCGGGAGCGTGAGGCAGAGGCTCGAATACGAGAAGGAGGCGGCCGCCCGGTTTTTCCGCGAGATCCTCCGGCCGGAGCGGGACCTGGCGCTCGTGATCCAGTTCGATTCGGAGGTGAACCTGGTCCAGGACTTCACCCAGGACCCCGAGGCCCTCTACCGGGCGCTCGACTCCCTGCGCGCCGGGAACAACACGGCCCTCTACGACGCCGTCTACCTGGCGGCCGAGGAAAAACTCAGGGATGAAGCGGGCCGGAAGGTCGTCGTCGTCATCACCGACGGCGCCGACACCTCGAGCATCGTCCAGAAGGAGACGGCGATCGAGGCGGCCCAGAAAAACGACATCCTGATCTACGGCATCGGGGTGCAGGGCGGCCGATTCCGCACCGATTTCGGCGTGCTGCGGAAATTCGCCCGGGAGACAGGGGGGGAGTTTTTTTCGCCCAGGGCGAGCGTCGAGGAGATCCGCGACGCCTTCCTCTCGATCCAGCGCGACATCCGGGGACACTACAGCCTCGGCTACACCCCGTCGAACCGCCTGCGCGACGGCGCCTTCCGGAAGATCGAAATCCGCTCGAAGCGGCCGGGAGTGCGCGTCCGCACCCGCTCGGGCTACTACGCCCCCCGGTCCTCCCGGGACTACTGATACAGGTTCCTGGACCAGGTCATGAGCCGGAAGGGGCGCTGGATCAGGTTCTCCTGCAGGCAACCCTCGTCGAAGTGGACATCCGGGGTGCCCTGCACGGTCACGCTTCTCCCGATGAAGGAGCCATAGAAGGCGGAGTTCCCCACCATCTTGAGCGGGGCGTTGGGCGCGTAGACCTCCACGAACGCCTCCGGTCCCCCGTGGATCTTCATCTCGCTGGTGCCGGAGTAAAAGATGTTCAGCCGGGTGGGATCCCCGTTGGGATTGGT harbors:
- a CDS encoding VWA domain-containing protein, encoding MRPLSSRTGRRVHPALLSFALAWMAWGPAPRPSPAQDGRATIRAEVALVNLVFTATDRKGRVVEGLGPEDFELFEDGKAQRIEYFSDPGKGSDVPLTIALLVDTSGSVRQRLEYEKEAAARFFREILRPERDLALVIQFDSEVNLVQDFTQDPEALYRALDSLRAGNNTALYDAVYLAAEEKLRDEAGRKVVVVITDGADTSSIVQKETAIEAAQKNDILIYGIGVQGGRFRTDFGVLRKFARETGGEFFSPRASVEEIRDAFLSIQRDIRGHYSLGYTPSNRLRDGAFRKIEIRSKRPGVRVRTRSGYYAPRSSRDY